In Saccharothrix violaceirubra, the following are encoded in one genomic region:
- a CDS encoding polyprenyl synthetase family protein has product MPLHPLDLDLPKHVDAALAGYLADRRSLGERMEANFTGAVDALADFVLGGGKRIRPTFAWWGWRAAGGDPECAQAEAVLTAVSSLELIQACALVHDDLMDASETRRGRPTVHVEFARRHREQGWLGEPARFGLAAAVLIGDVALAWADDMLFAAGLPTDALQRLSLPWRDMRTEMLAGQYLDVLTQVRGDASADAALRIDRLKTAAYTVERPLHMGAAIGGGSPELIDGLRAFGTDIGVAFQLRDDLLGVFGDPTVTGKPAGDDLREGKRTLLVALGIERGADVLEHALGRPDLDVATVDEVRARLVEVGAVAAVEERITELTESALRALDRAPVAEPAGDRLAELAVSATRRTY; this is encoded by the coding sequence GTGCCGCTCCACCCGTTGGACCTGGATCTGCCCAAGCACGTCGACGCAGCATTGGCGGGCTACCTCGCCGACCGCCGGTCGCTGGGAGAGCGGATGGAGGCGAACTTCACCGGCGCGGTGGACGCCCTGGCCGACTTCGTGCTCGGCGGCGGCAAGCGCATCCGGCCGACGTTCGCCTGGTGGGGCTGGCGGGCGGCCGGCGGCGACCCCGAGTGCGCGCAGGCCGAGGCCGTGCTCACGGCCGTCAGCTCGCTCGAACTGATCCAGGCGTGCGCGCTCGTGCACGACGACCTCATGGACGCCTCCGAGACCCGGCGCGGCCGGCCGACCGTGCACGTCGAGTTCGCCCGCCGCCACCGCGAACAGGGCTGGCTCGGCGAGCCCGCGCGGTTCGGGCTCGCCGCCGCCGTGCTGATCGGCGACGTGGCCCTGGCCTGGGCCGACGACATGCTGTTCGCCGCCGGGCTGCCCACCGACGCGTTGCAGCGGCTGAGCCTGCCGTGGCGGGACATGCGCACCGAGATGCTCGCCGGCCAGTACCTCGACGTGCTCACCCAGGTGCGCGGCGACGCCTCGGCCGACGCCGCGCTGCGCATCGACCGGCTCAAGACCGCCGCGTACACCGTCGAACGGCCGCTGCACATGGGCGCGGCCATCGGCGGCGGGTCGCCGGAGCTGATCGACGGGCTGCGCGCGTTCGGCACGGACATCGGCGTGGCCTTCCAGCTGCGCGACGACCTGCTCGGCGTGTTCGGCGACCCGACCGTCACCGGCAAGCCCGCGGGCGACGACCTGCGCGAGGGCAAGCGGACGCTGCTGGTCGCGCTGGGCATCGAGCGCGGCGCGGACGTGCTGGAGCACGCGCTGGGCCGGCCGGACCTCGACGTCGCGACCGTGGACGAGGTGCGCGCCCGGCTGGTCGAGGTCGGCGCGGTGGCCGCCGTCGAGGAACGGATCACCGAGCTGACCGAGTCGGCGCTGCGCGCGCTCGACCGGGCGCCCGTGGCCGAACCCGCCGGCGACCGGCTCGCCGAGCTGGCGGTGAGCGCGACCAGAAGGACGTACTGA
- the crtI gene encoding phytoene desaturase family protein, translated as MRAVNGPTDHVVVVGAGLAGLSAALHLLGAGRRVTVVERDDVPGGRAGRLDLDGYPFDTGPTVLTMPELVDEALGAVGETLADRLDLLPVDPAYRARFADGSTLDVHADADAMEAEVRRFAGPREAAGYRALRTWLTDLYRVERDAFLGANFDSPLDLLTPELAKLAALGGFSRLAPAIGRFLRDERLRRVFSFQSLYAGVPPKRALAAYAVIAYMDTIAGVYHPRGGMRALPDALAAAARDAGADLRFGTRVAWLERIGSRVKAVRTAQGERIPCDAVVLTPDLPVSYRLLGHRPRRPLPVTWSPSAVVLHAGTRRRWPELAHHTIFFGRAWDRTFTELTRRGTLMSDPSLLVTAAPDQGLFVLAPVPNLRTGRIDWDRVGPAYRDEVVGTLEARGLTGLDASIEVERLVTPHDWAGMGLAAGTPFSAAHTFAQTGPFRPRNLLSGVDNAVLAGCGTTPGVGVPPVLISGRLAAQRITGVTGATRGRRVAARPARGR; from the coding sequence ATGCGCGCGGTGAACGGGCCGACCGACCACGTCGTGGTGGTCGGCGCCGGCCTCGCCGGGCTGTCCGCAGCCCTGCACCTGCTCGGCGCGGGTCGCCGGGTCACCGTGGTCGAGCGCGACGACGTGCCCGGCGGTCGGGCCGGCCGGCTGGACCTGGACGGGTACCCGTTCGACACCGGTCCGACCGTGCTGACCATGCCCGAACTGGTCGACGAAGCGCTGGGCGCGGTCGGCGAGACCCTGGCCGACCGGCTCGACCTGCTGCCCGTCGACCCGGCTTACCGGGCGCGGTTCGCCGACGGGAGCACGCTGGACGTGCACGCCGACGCGGACGCCATGGAGGCCGAGGTGCGCCGGTTCGCCGGACCGCGCGAGGCGGCCGGCTACCGGGCGCTGCGGACCTGGCTGACCGACCTGTACCGGGTCGAGCGGGACGCGTTCCTGGGCGCCAACTTCGACTCGCCGCTGGACCTGCTGACCCCGGAGCTGGCGAAGCTCGCGGCGTTGGGCGGCTTCTCCCGGCTCGCGCCGGCCATCGGCCGGTTCCTGCGCGACGAGCGGCTGCGCCGGGTGTTCTCGTTCCAGTCGCTGTACGCGGGCGTGCCGCCCAAGCGCGCGCTCGCCGCGTACGCCGTGATCGCGTACATGGACACGATCGCGGGCGTCTACCACCCGCGCGGCGGCATGCGCGCGCTGCCGGACGCGCTCGCCGCCGCCGCCCGGGACGCGGGCGCCGACCTGCGGTTCGGCACGCGGGTGGCGTGGCTGGAACGGATCGGGTCGCGGGTGAAGGCGGTGCGCACCGCCCAGGGCGAGCGCATCCCGTGCGACGCCGTGGTGCTCACCCCGGACCTGCCCGTGTCCTACCGGCTGCTGGGACACCGGCCGCGTCGGCCGCTGCCGGTGACGTGGTCGCCGTCGGCCGTCGTGCTGCACGCGGGCACCCGGCGGCGCTGGCCCGAACTGGCCCACCACACGATCTTCTTCGGCCGGGCGTGGGACCGGACGTTCACCGAGCTGACCCGGCGGGGCACGCTGATGAGCGACCCGTCGCTGCTGGTCACCGCCGCACCGGACCAGGGCCTGTTCGTGCTCGCGCCGGTGCCCAACCTGCGCACCGGCCGCATCGACTGGGACCGGGTCGGCCCGGCCTACCGGGACGAGGTCGTCGGCACGCTCGAAGCCCGCGGCCTGACCGGGCTCGACGCGTCGATCGAGGTCGAACGCCTGGTCACGCCGCACGACTGGGCCGGTATGGGCCTCGCGGCGGGCACCCCGTTCTCGGCCGCGCACACGTTCGCGCAGACCGGCCCGTTCCGGCCGCGCAACCTGCTGTCGGGCGTGGACAACGCGGTGCTGGCGGGCTGCGGCACGACGCCGGGCGTCGGCGTGCCGCCGGTGTTGATCTCCGGCCGGCTCGCCGCGCAGCGGATCACCGGCGTGACCGGCGCCACGCGCGGCCGACGGGTCGCGGCACGGCCGGCGCGCGGCCGGTGA
- the mptB gene encoding polyprenol phosphomannose-dependent alpha 1,6 mannosyltransferase MptB gives MRFAATRVEAAGEHDDPRGIPIRTILLGVAGVMLIALGGTGAGATLKRDPLLTDTSLSWIRYGHGHDLATAVLYIGLGLVVWAWVRLGRMVRNRHVGSAAVLTAVVAWTLPLLFAPPLFSKDIYSYLAQGQLALNGLDPYEVGPAVLQSPLSDNVSWVWQNTPAPYGPLFMMLAEGVVWATNASVIGGVVAMRLVLALGLVLVCWALPGLARHLGGRPAVALWLAGANPLMLVHLIGGAHNDVIMVGLMAAGVLLVLDRRHVFGIALVALAFSVKATAVIAVPFLVLVWARRMPGSRNAQLAKAVAAGGMTFVGVFAATTAIAGLDLGWIPALGTSSTIVNWLSLPSAVGDFAFTVTNLVVSVEPGVFMTIARGLGSLLLLYVAWRQWRAADEGGPGAIRHAALTMLALALLSPATLPWYFSWALVLGAGLAWTTPALNRATFFSVFLLLVTFPDGNTALYSWGYLVLAAGVSALACVTSTRPDPLRLSGRYT, from the coding sequence GTGCGGTTCGCCGCTACCCGGGTCGAAGCCGCCGGAGAGCACGACGACCCGCGCGGCATCCCGATCCGCACCATCCTGCTCGGCGTCGCCGGCGTCATGCTGATCGCGCTCGGCGGCACCGGCGCGGGCGCCACCCTCAAGCGCGACCCCCTGCTCACCGACACGTCGCTGAGCTGGATCCGCTACGGCCACGGGCACGACCTGGCGACGGCGGTGCTGTACATCGGCCTGGGCCTGGTGGTCTGGGCGTGGGTGCGGCTGGGGCGCATGGTGCGCAACCGGCACGTCGGCTCGGCGGCCGTGCTCACGGCCGTGGTCGCGTGGACGTTGCCGCTGCTGTTCGCGCCGCCCCTGTTCAGCAAGGACATCTACAGCTACCTGGCGCAGGGCCAGCTCGCGCTCAACGGCCTGGACCCGTACGAGGTCGGCCCCGCCGTGCTCCAAAGCCCGTTGTCGGACAACGTGAGCTGGGTGTGGCAGAACACGCCCGCGCCGTACGGTCCGCTGTTCATGATGCTCGCCGAGGGCGTCGTGTGGGCGACGAACGCGAGCGTGATCGGCGGCGTCGTGGCCATGCGCCTGGTGCTGGCCCTCGGGCTGGTCCTGGTCTGCTGGGCGCTGCCGGGCCTGGCCCGCCACCTCGGCGGGCGGCCGGCGGTGGCCCTGTGGCTCGCGGGCGCGAACCCGCTGATGCTGGTGCACCTGATCGGCGGCGCGCACAACGACGTGATCATGGTCGGGCTGATGGCGGCGGGCGTGCTGCTCGTGCTCGACCGGCGGCACGTGTTCGGCATCGCGCTGGTCGCCCTGGCGTTCTCGGTGAAGGCGACGGCCGTGATCGCGGTGCCGTTCCTGGTCCTGGTGTGGGCGCGGCGGATGCCCGGGTCGCGCAACGCCCAACTGGCCAAGGCGGTCGCGGCGGGCGGCATGACGTTCGTCGGCGTGTTCGCGGCCACGACCGCGATCGCGGGCCTGGACCTGGGCTGGATCCCGGCGTTGGGCACGTCCTCGACGATCGTCAACTGGCTGTCGCTGCCCAGCGCGGTCGGCGACTTCGCCTTCACGGTCACGAACCTGGTGGTCTCCGTCGAGCCGGGCGTGTTCATGACGATCGCGCGCGGCCTCGGCAGCCTGCTGCTGCTCTACGTGGCGTGGCGGCAGTGGCGCGCGGCCGACGAGGGCGGGCCGGGCGCGATCCGGCACGCGGCGTTGACCATGCTGGCCCTGGCGCTGCTTTCGCCGGCCACGCTGCCCTGGTACTTCAGCTGGGCGCTGGTGTTGGGCGCGGGCCTGGCGTGGACGACGCCGGCGCTGAACCGGGCCACGTTCTTCTCGGTGTTCCTGCTGCTGGTGACGTTCCCGGACGGCAACACGGCGCTGTACTCGTGGGGCTACCTGGTGCTCGCCGCCGGCGTGTCGGCGCTGGCCTGCGTGACGTCGACCAGGCCGGACCCGCTGAGGCTCTCCGGCAGGTACACGTGA
- a CDS encoding phytoene/squalene synthase family protein has translation MTDLAAAYAHCRESNARHGRTFFLATRLLSPARRPAVHALYGFARLADEIVDSGTSADPAGDLDRLEKRLHDALAGRPTPEPVLLALADTVRRHGLDPGLFGDFLASMRMDLDVVSYPDMAALGRYVRGSAEVVGIWLLPVFGTVVPRTEAEPAAAALGRAFQLTNFLRDVAEDLDRGRVYLPGDVLAAYGVDRERLTRCRRTGRVDERVRRALRHLVAVTYAVYREAEAGICLLAPSARPCVRTAATLYREILDRIVAADCEVFARRVVVPTGRRLAVAVPGLVGALLAR, from the coding sequence GTGACCGACCTGGCCGCGGCGTACGCGCACTGCCGCGAGTCCAACGCCCGGCACGGACGCACGTTCTTCCTGGCCACCAGGCTGCTGTCGCCCGCGCGTCGACCCGCCGTGCACGCGTTGTACGGGTTCGCGCGACTGGCCGACGAGATCGTGGACTCCGGCACCTCGGCCGATCCGGCGGGCGACCTCGACCGGCTGGAGAAGCGGCTGCACGACGCGCTCGCGGGCCGGCCGACGCCGGAACCCGTGCTGCTCGCCCTGGCCGACACGGTCCGCCGGCACGGCCTGGACCCGGGGCTGTTCGGGGACTTCCTGGCGTCGATGCGGATGGACCTGGACGTCGTCTCGTACCCGGACATGGCCGCGCTGGGCCGGTACGTGCGCGGGTCGGCCGAGGTGGTCGGGATCTGGCTGCTGCCGGTGTTCGGCACGGTCGTGCCGCGCACCGAGGCGGAACCGGCCGCGGCGGCGCTGGGGCGGGCGTTCCAGCTCACGAACTTCCTGCGCGACGTGGCCGAGGACCTGGACCGGGGCCGGGTGTACCTGCCGGGCGACGTGCTGGCCGCCTACGGCGTGGACCGGGAGCGGCTGACGCGCTGCCGGCGGACCGGGCGGGTGGACGAGCGGGTGCGCCGGGCGTTGCGGCACCTGGTCGCGGTGACGTACGCGGTGTACCGGGAGGCCGAGGCGGGGATCTGCCTGCTGGCGCCGTCCGCGCGGCCGTGCGTGCGCACCGCGGCGACGCTGTACCGCGAGATCCTGGACCGGATCGTGGCGGCGGACTGCGAGGTGTTCGCGCGGCGGGTGGTCGTGCCGACCGGACGCCGGTTGGCGGTGGCCGTGCCGGGCCTGGTCGGTGCCCTGCTGGCCCGCTGA
- a CDS encoding Rv2175c family DNA-binding protein yields MSAIPAAADVLAPDVEVLDLPEVAERLSLPVTRVHQLLRDGQLLAERRNGVLVVPADFLAAGGVVKGLPGTITVLRDSGYSTEEILRWLFTDDDTLPGTPIEALRGDRGREVKRRAQAMGF; encoded by the coding sequence GTGAGTGCGATTCCTGCCGCTGCGGATGTCCTGGCTCCCGACGTTGAGGTGTTGGACCTGCCCGAGGTCGCGGAGCGTCTGTCCCTCCCGGTCACCCGGGTCCACCAGTTGCTGCGCGACGGTCAACTCCTCGCGGAGCGCCGGAACGGCGTGCTCGTCGTACCGGCCGATTTCCTCGCCGCGGGCGGGGTGGTCAAGGGCCTGCCCGGCACCATCACGGTGCTGCGCGACTCCGGCTACTCCACCGAGGAGATCCTCCGGTGGCTGTTCACCGACGACGACACCCTGCCCGGCACGCCCATCGAGGCGTTGCGCGGGGACCGGGGGCGCGAGGTCAAGCGCCGCGCGCAGGCGATGGGTTTCTGA
- a CDS encoding Stk1 family PASTA domain-containing Ser/Thr kinase, translating into MERSATNVIGGLLEQRYRVGALVARGGMSTVYRGVDTRLERPVAIKVMDPRFSADPAFVARFEREARAAAGLHHPGVVAVHDQGVDEERVYLVMELVEGGTLRDLMAARGTFDVPLALSVLEKVLSPLAAAHRADLVHRDVKPENVLIGRGGTVKVADFGLAHAVSAAGPSGDTTLLGTASYLSPEQVTTGSADARSDVYAAGVLLYEMLTGTPPFVGDDASSVAHRHATEDVPPLTDHPAEVAELVRRSTRREPFLRPADADAFLGEVEAARAALGITPVDVPVPGTPVAPEPATMRVEQTVHLGAPVTELTVPVRRIDPDGPQGTVAIPLGEIAAPRPARPSGQRKKRRKKTPEQLLEEMRQRGKRQMITWTSVVVVVGILVGLSAWWMTVGRVTSVPAVVGQEEKAARSMLDDAALKFTVSGQNSDDVPRGQVISTDPPAGTEALRGDLVRVLVSRGRPVVPQIAAGTDVEVAKQEIASVGLVAQQNEQDTLFSDRVPKGKVVSLNPTSGSEVPIGSAVRILISKGPEPKPVPQVVGKTKDEAFGALTAAGFTPEEGPPEFSPTVEGDRVVRTDPPAGTNVTGNDRRVVVTLSNAVTVPQLQGKKVKEAKEILERAGFKVEIQYNKRERATVIGQSPQADTKAPKGSTVTIMAL; encoded by the coding sequence GTGGAAAGGTCGGCGACGAACGTGATCGGCGGGCTGCTCGAACAACGCTACCGCGTTGGTGCCCTGGTGGCACGGGGTGGCATGTCCACCGTCTACCGCGGCGTGGACACCCGTCTCGAACGACCCGTGGCGATCAAGGTCATGGACCCCCGTTTCTCCGCCGACCCCGCGTTCGTGGCGAGATTCGAGCGCGAGGCACGGGCGGCGGCCGGGCTGCACCACCCCGGCGTGGTGGCCGTGCACGACCAGGGCGTGGACGAGGAACGCGTCTACCTGGTCATGGAGCTGGTCGAGGGCGGGACGCTGCGCGACCTCATGGCCGCGCGCGGCACCTTCGACGTGCCGCTCGCGCTCAGCGTGCTGGAGAAGGTGCTCTCCCCGCTGGCCGCCGCGCACCGGGCGGACCTCGTGCACCGCGACGTCAAACCCGAGAACGTGCTCATCGGCCGCGGCGGCACGGTCAAGGTCGCCGACTTCGGCCTGGCGCACGCCGTGTCCGCGGCCGGCCCCTCCGGCGACACCACGCTCCTGGGCACCGCGTCCTACCTCTCCCCGGAACAGGTGACCACCGGATCGGCGGACGCGCGCAGCGACGTGTACGCCGCCGGCGTGCTGCTGTACGAGATGCTGACCGGCACGCCGCCGTTCGTCGGCGATGACGCGTCCTCGGTCGCGCACCGGCACGCGACCGAGGACGTGCCGCCGCTGACCGACCACCCCGCCGAGGTGGCCGAACTGGTCCGGCGCTCGACCCGGCGTGAACCGTTCCTGCGCCCGGCCGACGCCGACGCGTTCCTGGGCGAGGTCGAGGCGGCACGGGCCGCGCTGGGCATCACGCCGGTCGACGTCCCCGTGCCCGGCACGCCCGTGGCGCCCGAACCCGCCACCATGCGCGTCGAGCAGACCGTGCACCTGGGCGCGCCCGTGACCGAACTCACCGTGCCCGTGCGCCGGATCGACCCGGACGGCCCCCAGGGCACCGTGGCGATCCCCCTGGGCGAGATCGCGGCACCGCGGCCCGCGCGACCCTCCGGTCAGCGCAAGAAGCGGCGGAAGAAGACGCCCGAGCAGCTCCTCGAAGAGATGCGGCAGCGTGGCAAGCGGCAGATGATCACGTGGACGAGCGTGGTCGTCGTCGTGGGCATCCTGGTCGGCCTGTCGGCGTGGTGGATGACCGTCGGCCGGGTCACCAGCGTGCCCGCCGTGGTCGGCCAGGAGGAGAAGGCCGCGCGGTCGATGCTCGACGACGCCGCGCTGAAGTTCACCGTCAGCGGGCAGAACAGCGACGACGTCCCGCGCGGCCAGGTGATCAGCACCGACCCGCCGGCCGGTACCGAGGCGTTGCGCGGCGACCTGGTCCGCGTGCTCGTGTCGCGCGGCCGTCCGGTCGTCCCGCAGATCGCGGCGGGCACCGACGTCGAGGTCGCCAAGCAGGAGATCGCGTCCGTCGGCCTGGTCGCCCAGCAGAACGAACAGGACACGCTGTTCAGCGACCGGGTGCCCAAGGGCAAGGTCGTGTCGCTGAACCCGACGTCGGGCAGCGAGGTCCCGATCGGCTCGGCGGTCCGCATCCTGATCAGCAAGGGTCCCGAGCCCAAGCCCGTGCCGCAGGTCGTCGGCAAGACCAAGGACGAGGCGTTCGGCGCGCTGACGGCGGCGGGCTTCACGCCCGAGGAGGGTCCGCCCGAGTTCTCGCCGACCGTCGAGGGCGACCGCGTGGTGCGCACCGACCCGCCGGCGGGCACCAACGTGACCGGCAACGACCGGCGCGTGGTCGTGACGCTGTCCAACGCCGTGACCGTGCCCCAACTCCAGGGCAAGAAGGTCAAGGAGGCCAAGGAGATCCTGGAGCGGGCCGGCTTCAAGGTCGAGATCCAGTACAACAAGCGCGAGCGGGCCACCGTCATCGGCCAGTCGCCCCAGGCCGACACCAAGGCACCCAAGGGCTCGACGGTCACGATCATGGCCCTGTAG
- a CDS encoding class II 3-deoxy-7-phosphoheptulonate synthase — MNWTVDVPVDTLPELPPLPPELRTRLDDALARPAHQQPEWPNAEQVDRVRAVLESVPPITVPAEIDRLRDNLAEVARGEAFLLQGGDCAETFADNTEPHIRANVRTLLQMAVVLTYGASLPVVKIGRIAGQYAKPRSSNIDALGLPSYRGDIVNSLVATPEARVPDPSRMIRAYANAGAAMNLLRAMTQAGMADLHRLHDWNKDFVRTSPAGERYEALAAEIDRGLRFMSACGVNDTSLHTTEIFASHEALLLDYERALLRLDTNSDQPKLYDLSSHFLWIGERTRQLDGAHIAFAELLANPIGLKIGPTTSPELAVEYVERLDPHNQPGRLTLISRMGNGKVRDVLPPIVEKVTASGHQVIWQCDPMHGNTHESSTGYKTRHFDRIVDEVQGFFEVHRRLGTHPGGIHIELTGEDVTECLGGAQEISDTDLAGRYETACDPRLNTQQSLELAFLVAEMLRS, encoded by the coding sequence GTGAACTGGACCGTGGACGTGCCCGTGGACACGCTTCCGGAGCTTCCGCCCCTTCCGCCCGAGTTGCGCACCCGTCTCGACGACGCCCTCGCCCGGCCTGCCCACCAGCAGCCCGAGTGGCCGAACGCCGAGCAGGTCGACCGGGTGCGGGCCGTGCTGGAGAGCGTGCCGCCCATCACCGTGCCGGCCGAGATCGACCGGCTGCGCGACAACCTGGCCGAGGTCGCTCGCGGCGAGGCGTTTCTGTTGCAGGGCGGCGACTGCGCGGAGACGTTCGCGGACAACACCGAGCCGCACATCCGCGCCAACGTCCGGACCCTGCTCCAGATGGCGGTCGTGCTGACCTACGGCGCGAGCCTGCCCGTGGTCAAGATCGGCCGCATCGCCGGCCAGTACGCCAAGCCGCGCTCGTCGAACATCGACGCGCTGGGCCTGCCGTCCTACCGCGGCGACATCGTCAACTCGCTGGTCGCCACGCCCGAGGCCCGCGTGCCGGACCCGTCGCGCATGATCCGCGCGTACGCCAACGCGGGTGCCGCGATGAACCTGCTGCGGGCGATGACCCAGGCGGGCATGGCCGACCTGCACCGGCTGCACGACTGGAACAAGGACTTCGTGCGCACGTCGCCGGCCGGCGAGCGGTACGAGGCGCTGGCCGCCGAGATCGACCGCGGTCTGCGGTTCATGTCGGCGTGCGGGGTGAACGACACCTCGCTGCACACGACGGAGATCTTCGCCTCGCACGAGGCGCTGCTGCTCGACTACGAGCGGGCCCTGCTGCGGCTGGACACGAACAGCGACCAGCCGAAGCTCTACGACCTGTCGTCGCACTTCCTGTGGATCGGCGAGCGGACCCGTCAGCTCGACGGCGCGCACATCGCGTTCGCCGAGCTGCTGGCCAACCCGATCGGCCTGAAGATCGGTCCGACGACCTCGCCGGAACTGGCGGTGGAGTACGTCGAGCGCCTGGACCCGCACAACCAGCCCGGCCGGTTGACGCTGATCAGCCGCATGGGCAACGGCAAGGTGCGCGACGTGCTGCCGCCGATCGTCGAGAAGGTGACCGCGTCCGGCCACCAGGTGATCTGGCAGTGCGACCCGATGCACGGCAACACGCACGAGTCGTCGACCGGCTACAAGACCCGGCACTTCGACCGGATCGTGGACGAGGTCCAGGGCTTCTTCGAGGTGCACCGCCGGTTGGGCACCCACCCCGGTGGCATCCACATCGAGTTGACCGGCGAGGACGTCACCGAGTGCCTCGGCGGTGCCCAGGAGATCTCGGACACCGACCTGGCCGGCCGCTACGAGACCGCGTGCGACCCGCGCCTGAACACCCAGCAGTCGCTGGAGCTGGCGTTCCTGGTCGCGGAGATGCTCCGCAGCTGA
- a CDS encoding DUF2891 domain-containing protein, translating to MPEKRLDDATAGRLLAVAVENVRREYPVHWVHVVSADGGLVPQRELHPVFAGSFDWHSCVHQTWQIVRLLRLWPTLAGAEDASDTLDSLITLDGSRTEAAFFDGPQGSYWERPYGWAWLLTLAAELHTWESPWAAELEPLTSTIRDRFRSWIAGARLPVRTGTHGNTAFAAGLVLDAARAVDDVDLAAACESAALRWYSGDRGYGGFEPDAPDFLSPILTEADLMRRVLPADDFVSWFEELLPDLGGDRWRVLRSPVEVEDASDPYGAHLVGLALSRAWQWRAIGEALPPDHRFRTPASDAAAAHADAGWRYVFDQGYATEHWVGSYALYLGVGAFKG from the coding sequence ATGCCCGAAAAGCGGTTGGACGACGCCACGGCCGGACGGCTGCTGGCGGTCGCGGTGGAGAACGTGCGGCGCGAGTACCCGGTCCACTGGGTCCACGTGGTGTCGGCCGACGGCGGGCTGGTGCCCCAGCGGGAGCTGCACCCGGTGTTCGCCGGGTCGTTCGACTGGCACTCGTGCGTGCACCAGACGTGGCAGATCGTGCGACTGCTGCGCCTGTGGCCCACGCTGGCCGGCGCGGAGGACGCGTCGGACACGCTGGACTCGTTGATCACCCTGGACGGCAGCCGTACCGAGGCCGCGTTCTTCGACGGCCCGCAGGGGTCGTACTGGGAGCGGCCCTACGGGTGGGCGTGGCTGTTGACGCTGGCCGCCGAGCTGCACACGTGGGAATCGCCGTGGGCGGCCGAACTCGAACCCCTGACCTCGACGATCCGTGACCGCTTCCGGTCCTGGATCGCCGGCGCCCGGCTGCCCGTCCGGACCGGCACGCACGGGAACACGGCGTTCGCGGCCGGCCTGGTGCTGGACGCGGCACGGGCGGTCGACGACGTCGACCTGGCCGCCGCGTGCGAATCGGCCGCGCTGCGGTGGTACTCCGGGGACCGCGGCTACGGCGGCTTCGAGCCCGACGCACCGGATTTCCTGTCCCCGATCCTGACCGAGGCCGACCTGATGCGCCGGGTGCTCCCGGCCGACGACTTCGTGTCGTGGTTCGAGGAGCTGCTGCCCGATCTCGGCGGCGACCGGTGGCGGGTGCTGCGCTCGCCCGTCGAGGTCGAGGACGCGTCCGACCCCTACGGCGCGCACCTCGTGGGACTGGCGTTGTCGCGGGCGTGGCAGTGGCGTGCGATCGGCGAGGCGTTGCCGCCCGACCACCGGTTCCGCACGCCGGCGTCGGACGCGGCGGCGGCCCACGCGGACGCCGGGTGGCGGTACGTGTTCGACCAGGGCTACGCGACCGAGCACTGGGTCGGGTCCTACGCGCTGTACCTGGGCGTCGGTGCTTTCAAGGGGTAG
- a CDS encoding helix-turn-helix domain-containing protein: protein MAKQGRRSFTFEFKLEVVRRFVDGGASALELAREHDLASPKQVETWARLYRRDGEDALRPKPKGRPAKPAGTTGLSELERLRQENLELSAKVAYLEKLRALKEQGRD from the coding sequence ATGGCCAAACAGGGCAGGCGGTCGTTCACGTTCGAGTTCAAGCTGGAGGTCGTGCGCCGGTTCGTCGACGGTGGGGCGTCCGCGCTGGAGCTGGCGCGTGAGCATGACCTGGCCTCGCCGAAACAGGTCGAGACCTGGGCCAGGTTGTACCGGCGTGACGGCGAGGACGCGCTGCGGCCCAAGCCGAAAGGCCGGCCTGCCAAGCCCGCCGGCACCACCGGGCTCAGCGAGCTGGAACGGTTGCGGCAGGAGAACCTGGAGCTGTCCGCGAAGGTGGCGTACCTGGAAAAACTGCGGGCCTTGAAGGAGCAGGGGCGAGACTGA